The genomic region AGTAGCTTCATCTGTATATAACTCCATACGATGCCCCATATTAAACACCTTATACATCTCTTTCCATGGGGTGTTGCTTTCTTCACGAATGATTTGGAACAATGCCGGGGTTTCAAACAGGTTGTCTTTGATAATATGGTATTGGTCAATAAAGTGTAAAATCTTGGTTTGTCCACCACCGCTACAGTGTACCATTCCATCTATTTTGGTACGGTGTTCTGCAAATACTGCCTGCATAATGGGGGCATAAGTACGAGTGGGAGAAAGTACAAGTTTGCCTATATCTAAGGTAGACAGTTGATCGTGGGCAAAACTGTTATTGTTTGCTTGATGAAACTGTGCAGGAATAGCATCATTTAGGTTGTATTGTCCTATGTATACCAAATTGTCGGCAATGGCATTGTCAAAACTTTCAGGGTATTTACTTGCCAGAACGTGGTTAAATACATCGTGACGAGCCGAAGTAAGTCCATTGCTACCCATGCCTCCATTATACACCGACTCATAAGTAGCTTTACCAAACGAAGCAAGCCCTACAATGACGTTACCCGGTTTTATACGGTCATTGTTAATTACATCCGCCCGACGCATACGTGCCGTTACACAACTATCAACGATGATAGTGCGCACCAAATCGCCCACATCAGCTGTTTCACCACCAGTACTATACGCCATCAAGCCGTGTTCACGCAAGAGGGCTAAAAACTCTTCAGTACCATTGATAATTTCTGCAATTACTTCACCAGGTACCAGGTTTTTGTTACGACCAATAGTAGAGGATACTAAAATATCCTGAGTGGCGCCTACACATAACAAATCATCTATATTCATGACCAATGCATCCTGTGCAATGCCTTTCCATACCGATAAGTCACCCGTTTCGCGCCAGTAGAGGTAGGCAAGCGATGATTTAGTCCCTGCCCCATCAGCGTGCATAATGTTACAAAAAGCCTCATCTCTTCCAATAATATCAGGAATGATTTTACAAAAAGCCTTTGGGTACAAACCCTTATCTATATTTTTGATGGCGTTGTGCACATCTTCTTTAGAGGCCGAAACCCCTCTTTGGTCGTATCTCATAATAAATTTAATGATGCTAATGATGAACTTTACGAAAACAGTGGCAAGTTCGGGACTTTAGCACACAAAAAAAAATGCTGATGAACCACCTTGTGCTCATCAGCATTATAAATTTTCAGAATATTCACTCGATTTTATTCGCTCATTATACCAAGTACTTTGACGGTAGTACGACGGTTTGCCTGGTGTTCTTCTTCGGTTTTGGCTTCTTTTATTTTTAAGTCAGTCTCTCCATAACCTTTAGCTTTGATACGGTCAGGATCAATCCCTTTTGAGATTAAATAATCTACCGCTGACTTAGCGCGTTTCTGCGAAAGGATCAGGTTGTTTTGATCTGTACCCCTGGCATCAGTATGAGAGCCTAGTTCTACAATAAGTTTTGGGTTGTTTTTCAAGAAAGTAAGTACTCGCTCGTCTAACTCTTTGGCTGCATCCGGGCGAATTTCCCAACGGGCAAAATCATAAAAGATAATGGCCTCAAACTCATAACCCAATACTGGCTTAAGGTACACAGTGGTTTGTAAATGAATATCGTTGACAGCTTTTTTGTATTTGGGATCATCCTGGTCAGCTTCACGTCCCAACATACTATACTCTTCCTCGTTGGTAATGTATTGTACCTTGCTTACATTATTGCCAGCTTTAATTACATAATCAGTTTTTACTTTTACTGGAAACTCCTTGACGTGTCCTTTGGCATCTGCTGTAAAGATATGGATTGGCTTGCTCCCTTTTTTTATGCTGGCAATGGTACCTTCATATACTTCTACTTTAGAGCCTGGCAATGGAATATCTTCCTGAGTTACAGTATCTTCTACAGCTACATCAATGGCAAGAAAATAATTGAATGTTTTAGTTTTAGGAGTTTGGTCTAAGAAATGATAAATATCATCTCCACCTTTGCCACCTTCACGGTCAGACGAAAAATAACCGGTAGAGTCAGTATTGTAAATAATACCAAAATCATCGGCAGGGGAGTTAAAGGGTACTCCCATATTTTTCACCTCAACTTTACCGTTTCGGCGAGTGGCAACAAACAGGTCTAGTCCCCCTAAACCCCAATGCCCGGTAGACGAAAAATAAAGCTTACCTTTGTTATCTACATAAGGAAACTTTTCGCTGTGATTAGTGTTAATTTGTCTGCCCACATTCCGGACTCCATAAGCCCTTCCCGAGGATGTTAAGTTGGCTACCCAGATGTCATTTCCACCAGCACCTCCTTTGCGGTCAGACGAAAAATACAAACGTTTGCCATCAGGTGAGATAGAGGGGCAAGCATCCCAGGCTTTGTCTGAACTAATTTCAAGCAATTCAGCTTCTCCCCAAGTGCCATCTGCCTGACGGCGTGAAATAAACAAATCAGTGGTTCGTCTGCCTTTTTTCTTGTTGCCACTTCGGGCAAAAATCATAAACGAGCCATTACGGGCAAAAGTAGGCGATGCATCGTGTTCGGTTTCGTGGTGAATGTCATCTTCATATAGCTTTGCTTCACCAGTAAATTTGGTAGGATGGTTAAAGTCGTGGGCGTAAATACCTAAGTAAGCAGCCCCATTGCCTTTGAATACAGTCTCTTTTCTGGCTGAGGTAAATACCATTTTACCTTTATGGATCATTGGAGAAAATTCAGCACTTTTAGTGTTGAGCCCCTCACAATTAGTAACGGTATAATGGTGCTCTTCTTTTACCATACTTTCGAGCTTTTCCAGGTTTTTTATCTCTGTACGGGCTTTTTTTCTCAGCTTATAGTTTTTGCCTGTTTTGGCATATTTTTCATACAATACATGCGCTTCTTTGTACTTACCCATAAACTTAAGGCATTCAGCATAATGAAAGCGTGCTTCATCTTCGCGTGAGCGAGCCTCTATAGCTTTTTGGTAAAAAGGGAGTGCTTTACGCATTTGGTTTGACATACGGTAAGACTCAGCAATATAAAAATGTGTTTCTTTCTTGGGGTGTCCTGAGGCTTCAGCTTTTTCAAAATATTTGATGGCTTCGTGGTATTCATGAAGATCATATTTTTTTTTGCCAAGCTTAAAGTTAGAACTACAGCTCGTCACAAAGCCTAATGAGGCTAACAGGCACCCCATTACAATTATTTTGTGCTTGATCTTGTTCATAGTATTATTTTGATTTGGGCAAAATTTATAAATAATTTAATATTTACTTTTCTAAGGAATGCTTCCAAAATAAATTTACATTCTTAACCTCATCTTTTGTTGCTATACTTTGTTAAAAAATAGCCGAATAGCGCTGCTATTAGCCGACCATCCCTCAAGCTCGCTCAATATCCACTGGATATTGCCGTGCAGCGTCTAGCTTCAAAATATTTTGTAAACTATAGAAATTTATTTTTTCACCATTCCTAAGAGTCTAGAGTAGTAGTAAAACCACTATTTTTTCTCTTATGTTTTGTGGTGGTTCTGAAAATACATTACGTAGCTTTTGCCTTATAGGGGCACCAAGCCAGTAAATTTCTTAGGCAAAGTTATTGAAATTCGTAAAATGAACACTCATAAAGCATTATTTTACTTTCCTAATTTTTTGACCTTTCCAAGAGTTTTGCTCTGAAGGTAAGTAGGCTTCTAAACAATTTTACTCCTTATGGGGCAGTTTGTATGAGCCTTCTACATTGTACCAAACTCCTTTTCTAAAGCAATAGTTATTTTTGAATTGTCCATCCAATGCTTTATTTCCCAGAGAGTCATTAAAAGATATACATTAGGTGTAGGAACATTGGTTTTGCTTTAAAAAAGTGGCTGTATAATTTCTCTGGACACCCTTAAGGCAGGACAAAAGAGTAGGCTTCCCTAATATAAAAAATATTGAGCAAAAGATGTATATTGTTAGAGTAAACAATCTGCTTTTATTTAAACCCATAAACCTCATGAAGAAGGTCAACTTATTACCAATTACTTTACTTTTTATTATACTTTATGCGACGGCTTGTACCTCTGGACCGTCGTCTCAAGAAACTAAAAACACCACCAACAATAGCCCTGGTGTATCTAAAGTACAAAAACCAGATAGTTTGACTCAAGTGTATAACCTAGGAAAAAGACTGTATAATAATAGTTGTTTGCCATGTCATACTACCAGTAGTGAACGCACAGTAGGACCTGGCTTAAAAGGTATATTTGAAAGGCGCAGTGTAGATTGGGTGATGCGTTGGATTCATAATTCGCAAAAAATGATTGCCGATGGTGACCCTTATGCTGTGAAATTGTACAATGAATATAACAAAACTGCCATGCAAAGCTTCAGTTACAAGGGCAAAGACATGCATGCCCTGTTGTTCTATATAGCCAATGTAAACCGAGGTGATAAGCCCTACATTTCTTTAGATAAATTGCCCAGGATAAAAGATTAAACCTGTGGCATTATTCACGCAAAAGGTTGTTTACTTATTCAACCTTCTTATAATAATGAACTCAGTTTTTCCGCTTAAATACCTGTTGTTGGGGGTAAAGTGGAATATTTGATAAGTTATGATGCAAACTTACAGGGTGGCTTGTTCAACCTTGGTAGTATTTATACCACTGGTTTTTATGCATCAATTTGCTTTATTTTATACGTAAATCTATACCACTCCAAAGCTTGCTGGTACACAAGTGCATCATTGGGGAAGCATTACCTTTTTGTTACTTTTTGAAAGCTTTACTGATGTTTGTCATGGGGTTGCTATAGGCTTGTTTTTATATGAGTGTGAATATTTGTACCGCTTTTAAAGTACTTTATATGTGTAACTTAGACTTAGCCATCGAAGCCAATTTAAAAAAACTTCAACAACAGTTAGCTGCCTTGATTCAGTTTTATGAGCAAGATTTAGATTACCAACAAATGGTTTATGAGTTTTGGAATGCTAAAGATATCTTGGGGCATCTTACTTTTTGGCATGAAAGCTTTGCCCGAAATATTGCAGACTTGGGTGAGGGTAGAAAACCTAACCCCCTCAAAGGTAAGCTTTCAGAAGTAAACAAGCAAAGTGTCGAGACAACGGCTTCGAGCCCAATAGAAGCTTTGATTGATAGACTCAAAAAAGCACAGACAATCATTGAACAATATATTTATAATACAGCGATTGGCATTATTCCTTACAAGAAAGGTTCAAGAGGGTACTCAAGGCAAGAACATTTGGAAATTGTAGTAGCTCATATCAAAAGGCATTTAAAAGATTTGAATAAAAGGTATTCTTAATTTTGGGGTAAGAAAATAGGAGAACCCCATGTTTGATAAACCCAGCATTGGTTTAGATAAACTAGCCAAGGTAAAAGATTAAACTTATGGTACCATTCACGCAAAAGATTGTCCGCTTATTTAACCTTCTTATAATAACGATCTTGGCTTTATTATGTGCTTTAATCATACTCATATTTAAGGTGCAAACTGAGCCTTTGCCAGGTTGTGCTACACAAGACAAACTAGCAACATATCCTCCCAATTGTATACCTACTCCTACTTTTACAAATAGCGAACAAGCATTGTTTACTCAGGGAAAAGTTTTGTTTAATAACAACTGTGAACCCTGCCATAACCCCGGAGCTGTTGTAATAGTAGGCCCTGGTTTAAAAGGTATACTAGATAGGCGTTCAATAGACTGGCTTGCTTCTTGGGTACAAAACTCGCAAAAAGTAATTGCCAGTGGCGATCTTTATGCGGTAAAACTATATAACAAATATGGTAAAACTACCATGCAAAGTTTTGGTCTCACGACTAGCGAAATCAAAGCAGTTTTATTTTATGTAGGCAACTATGGTAGTAAGGAAGTAGTATGTATAGATTCGTTGTCTACATCGGAAAATACAAGAGATTAAAACTAAATCGTATGATCCCATTTATCGAAAAACTCTCCCAAATTTTTACCCTGATAGCCCTTTCAGTGGCGGGTTTAATAGTGACCTTAGTTAATGTAGATGTAAAAGAAACAGCACCAAGCAGGGGGTGTGGAACGGTGTCAGAGTATAGTTACCAAGATACTGTGCAGCTTTCAGGAACTGTTAGTGTAGGCAAAACCTTGTTTTATAATAACTGTATGCAATGCCATAGTGCTGGCGCTGATGTAATAGTAGGTCCTGGCTTAAAAGGTATACTAGATAGGCGTTCAATAGACTGGCTCATTCCTTGGGTACAAAACTCGCAAAAAGTAATTGCCAGTGGCGATCCTTATGCGATAAAACTGTATAACAAATATGGTAAAACCACCATGCAAAGCTTTGATCTCACAGCTGATGAAATCAAAGCAATTTTTGCGTATGTACAAAGCTACAAGCAAGCAGTCTATTACTTGTCTGAAGTAGTAGTGTGTCAATAGTGGTTAATGAACCGTTTGATCTCACCAAAGAAAAATCTCCAAAAATCTCCAAAATACAATGCTGACATATAACTTTGTGTTGTTAAAATGATCACTTACCAAAAAACGAAAGAAATGAAAGCATACGTTTT from Microscilla marina ATCC 23134 harbors:
- a CDS encoding c-type cytochrome, producing the protein MKKVNLLPITLLFIILYATACTSGPSSQETKNTTNNSPGVSKVQKPDSLTQVYNLGKRLYNNSCLPCHTTSSERTVGPGLKGIFERRSVDWVMRWIHNSQKMIADGDPYAVKLYNEYNKTAMQSFSYKGKDMHALLFYIANVNRGDKPYISLDKLPRIKD
- a CDS encoding OmpA family protein; this translates as MNKIKHKIIVMGCLLASLGFVTSCSSNFKLGKKKYDLHEYHEAIKYFEKAEASGHPKKETHFYIAESYRMSNQMRKALPFYQKAIEARSREDEARFHYAECLKFMGKYKEAHVLYEKYAKTGKNYKLRKKARTEIKNLEKLESMVKEEHHYTVTNCEGLNTKSAEFSPMIHKGKMVFTSARKETVFKGNGAAYLGIYAHDFNHPTKFTGEAKLYEDDIHHETEHDASPTFARNGSFMIFARSGNKKKGRRTTDLFISRRQADGTWGEAELLEISSDKAWDACPSISPDGKRLYFSSDRKGGAGGNDIWVANLTSSGRAYGVRNVGRQINTNHSEKFPYVDNKGKLYFSSTGHWGLGGLDLFVATRRNGKVEVKNMGVPFNSPADDFGIIYNTDSTGYFSSDREGGKGGDDIYHFLDQTPKTKTFNYFLAIDVAVEDTVTQEDIPLPGSKVEVYEGTIASIKKGSKPIHIFTADAKGHVKEFPVKVKTDYVIKAGNNVSKVQYITNEEEYSMLGREADQDDPKYKKAVNDIHLQTTVYLKPVLGYEFEAIIFYDFARWEIRPDAAKELDERVLTFLKNNPKLIVELGSHTDARGTDQNNLILSQKRAKSAVDYLISKGIDPDRIKAKGYGETDLKIKEAKTEEEHQANRRTTVKVLGIMSE
- a CDS encoding c-type cytochrome, with protein sequence MIPFIEKLSQIFTLIALSVAGLIVTLVNVDVKETAPSRGCGTVSEYSYQDTVQLSGTVSVGKTLFYNNCMQCHSAGADVIVGPGLKGILDRRSIDWLIPWVQNSQKVIASGDPYAIKLYNKYGKTTMQSFDLTADEIKAIFAYVQSYKQAVYYLSEVVVCQ
- a CDS encoding AIR synthase related protein, translating into MRYDQRGVSASKEDVHNAIKNIDKGLYPKAFCKIIPDIIGRDEAFCNIMHADGAGTKSSLAYLYWRETGDLSVWKGIAQDALVMNIDDLLCVGATQDILVSSTIGRNKNLVPGEVIAEIINGTEEFLALLREHGLMAYSTGGETADVGDLVRTIIVDSCVTARMRRADVINNDRIKPGNVIVGLASFGKATYESVYNGGMGSNGLTSARHDVFNHVLASKYPESFDNAIADNLVYIGQYNLNDAIPAQFHQANNNSFAHDQLSTLDIGKLVLSPTRTYAPIMQAVFAEHRTKIDGMVHCSGGGQTKILHFIDQYHIIKDNLFETPALFQIIREESNTPWKEMYKVFNMGHRMELYTDEATANAIIKIAHSFEVDAQIIGRVEPSPTPQLTIVTNEGNFEYTK
- a CDS encoding c-type cytochrome, with translation MVPFTQKIVRLFNLLIITILALLCALIILIFKVQTEPLPGCATQDKLATYPPNCIPTPTFTNSEQALFTQGKVLFNNNCEPCHNPGAVVIVGPGLKGILDRRSIDWLASWVQNSQKVIASGDLYAVKLYNKYGKTTMQSFGLTTSEIKAVLFYVGNYGSKEVVCIDSLSTSENTRD